The sequence below is a genomic window from Bos taurus isolate L1 Dominette 01449 registration number 42190680 breed Hereford chromosome 7, ARS-UCD2.0, whole genome shotgun sequence.
CCCTGCAGTGCAAGCCTGTTTCCGCCACATGCCTCTTCTGTGATGTTCTTCTCCCAGGTCTCGCCACCCTTAACCCCGACACCAACTAGGCTCATTCCCTCACCCTCCTCAGCAGGGCCTTCCCTGAGCAACCCACACAACATAGCAGCTCCCACCCTCTAAACACTCTGCTTCTCCTCCCAGCCCCGCAGCCCTCTGCAGCCTCGCTTGGCCCTGTCTGCATGAACAGAGTACGTTTCAATTCTACCCGAGTGACTGTGCTTTGTGCTCAGCTGTATACCGGGGCCTGGCCCTCTGTCAACATGTGTTGCATCAgtaactgaatgaactgaacgcACAACCTCACTCACCATACAGGTCTGGCCGATTCCGCAGGTGGTGCCGTACAAAGTTGTGGCCGGGTCGGGGCAGCAGCGAGCCTTTGATCCGGTCCAGGACCTGCGGGGCAAGGCCAGGACCTAGGACAGAAGCCCATCTGGGGCTCCCTCACTACCCACAAAGGAAAGAGGGTCACCCTCCTTAGGGGTTCCTTCCCTGCTGacctcccacctcctccatgCTCTCATTTCTCTCCTGTGGCCTGGAGCCCCTTGCCCTGGGCAGCCCCTACTCAATATCCCAGTGTCCCCCTACTCTGAAGGACGCTTCAGGGCCTGCCATCTTTTTCCTTGCTTCCCCCTCCTCTGTGCTTGGCTGCCCGGGACTCCCCCACTGTCcactgcctcctgcccccaataagAACTGTCAACAAATCCTGGGTAATCTTCTCCCATCTCTGCCAACGTCTTCCCTACTCCACAACCCTGGCTTATCACCATCTCCCACCCTGGCCTCCAATTTCATGTCACTCAGTCCTTTCCTGCTCTGAACCCTTCCATGACCCCCTAGCACCTTTAGGAGAAAACCCAAACTCCTTAGTACAGCTCATGAGATCCTTGGTGATCTGGCCTCTGCCTGGCCCCCACCTCACTCTCCAGACTGAGTGAGAGGCAGCCTCTGCAGCAGTGGTTGGCTTCTCTCACCTCTGGTCCCCTGCCTATGCTGTTCCCCGTGCCTGGAACATACTTATGCTTCCCTCCACTCTAAGTCTACCTGCTTGTCTAAGTCCCAGCAAATCTgtcgccttctccagggggcctttCCCTGTGCACCATGTCATGTGTGCTCCCCGTGTTCCCGAGTCCCACTCAGGCCACACACATGCAGTCCACCCAGTCATGTCTACCAGCCTGGGTGGGGGTTGTTCTCCCATGTGCCTATTGCCAGCAATGGCCCAAGGCCTGGTGCACAGGAAGTTCTCAGTGAATAGTGGCTGCACCCCATCCCACCAGCTTCCCGGGTCTGACCTGTGAGGTGTCCACGTCGAAGAAGCTCTGATAGTAGCCAAAGGTCCAGAAACCAGgctgctgcttctcctcctgtAGGAGCTGCACAGTGCAGACTTTCAGTGCtgggggtgcgggggtgggggtggaggggtgcgCCAGAGGGAGGGTAGAAGGGACAAGACAGAGGCAGGGCACAGGGACTCCTGGGACTCACCACAGTCTTGTCGCTCTCCTCTACCTCATCCTCAGCTCCATAACTGCCGCCTGAGTCCATTGCCACAGCCACGTGCCCCTTAGGGCTCAGCTGATCACTTCTGGTGGTGGTCTCATTCGGGGTCTGGGCCAGCAGATTAGTAGCTTCCTCAAACTCTGTCGAGAAGGAATATGGGACACAGGTGTATTTGGTAGTTGAGGCAATTTCGTTTTGCCCACAGCTTGTCTGgggagactggcgtgctgcagtccatggggtcacaaagagtcgggcatgacttagggactgaacgaCATCTGGGAGCCAAGAGTAACCATCCCCACCTCGGTGTTACCCCCAGCCCAGAGTTTCCTCAACTGTGGTGAGTGGGAAGGAGGCGTGTCCCCTCCTTCCTAACACAGGACCACAATGAGGGCTGGCTCAGGGATGGGGCAGAGCCTCAGATTTGTGGTCTGAGTTTAAGATGGGAGCGGTGCCAATGcaggaaggagatgcaggagacccgggtttgatacttggattgggaaaatgccctggaggaggaagtgtcaacccactccagtattcttgccgggagaatcccatggacagaggagcctggccggctacagtccatggggtcgcaaggagtcggatacgactgagagactaagcacgcaCGGGGTTCGAGTTAGGAATGGGTTTCATGTCTGGGTGGTTGTTCACAGCTGACTGGGGTTCGGGTTAGATCTGAGCTGGAAACTCGATGGGAGGTTTCGGCCAGTGGAAGGAGCAGGATTCGGGCCGGGTCGCGGCTGCACTCACCGTGGAAGGCCAGCTCGTCAGCCGCTGCCATGGTCTCTCAGGGTCGTCACCGCATCCCTCTGAGGATAGAGGCCAATCAGACCCTCTCTCGACACCAGTCGGCGCCGCTCCTGGACGCCAGCCCAAACCCCAAGCCCGGCCTGGCGGCTCCCGCACCCACCGGAACGTTAAATCGCCTCTCCTGCCCCGCAGGTGTACCCACGCCCCCCTTACCTGAGGCGATCTCAACCGGCGGGGCCCGGACTCTCTGCGCCTGCGCGACCCGCCTACCGCCGCAGATGACCCCTCTCAGATCTGACAGCAACATCCGGCGTCGGTCCGTCTGCTATCCTTTTCCGATGGGGAACGATTTCCGGTGATGCTGACGCTTGCACAGAAGAGATTCTCCGGGCCTTCTGTTTTGTATGCATGGTGTTTCTCTTCGGAGTGCGGACGCCCAGCCGGAAGACAATGGCGGCTGCCGCTCTGAAGAGATTTTGGTCCCGAAGCCGTAGAGAGGCGCGTGACGCTGCAGCCGCAAAGCCCGGCGTGTGGGCGCGGTTGGGTGAGTAGCGGCGGGAGGCGGCGGGATGGGTGGCGCCAGCGCCGGGCGGCTCTCAATGCTCTTTTCTCCCCTCAGGCGCTTGGGCCCGCTCGCTGCTCCAAGATTACGCAGAGGCCTGCAAggacgcggcggcggcggcgcgggcccGGCCCGGGAAGGCGGCCGTGTACTTAGGGCTGCTGGGTGGCGCGGCGGCCTGTTGCTCCCTGGCACCGAGCGAGGCAGCCTTCGAGGAGGCGCTGCTCGACGCGTCGGGGACCCTTCTGCTGCTGGCGCCCGCCACTCGCAACCGCGACTCGGAGGCGTTCGTGCAGCGGCTGCTTTGGCTGCGTGGTCGCGGCTGTCTGCGCCACGTGAGCCTGGGCCTCTTCTCGCTGGTGTACGAGGCGCCCTTCGATGCCCAGGCCAGCCTCTACCAGGCTCGCTGTCGGTACCTGCAGCCCCGCTGGACCGACTTCCCGGACCGGATTCTGGATGTGGGCTTCGTGGGCCGCTGGTGGGTGCTGGGGGCCCGGATGCGCGACTCCGACATCAACGACGACGAGTTCCTGCACCTGCCGGCTCACCTGCGCGTCGTCGGGCCCCACCAGCTGCACTCGGAGGCCAATGAGCGGCTCTTCGACGAGAAATACAAGCCCGTGGTGCTCACCGACGACCAGGTGGACCAGGCGCTGTGGGAGGACCACGTtttgcagaaggagaagaaggaccAGCTCGCCCTGAGCCAGGCTGACTCTCTGCTGCCGTCGGAGGCCGCGAGATGAAACTCAGACCCCCCGGGTCCCCACCGGGCTCCCGGCCCCCGCAGAATGCTGGCCCGGGAATGTGCAGTTCGTGCGTGTGAGTCTCAAACGCAGAGTGGTGGAAGTAAATTATTTGCAACGTTCTCTCCCTGGGTTTTCACAAAATCGGGGGCCTCCCTCTCACCTGTTCGCTGTGAGCAGACGGCTCATTGAGAGCCTCCCTGGTTTAAGAGTTGGGGAGAGCAGAGAAACGTGCCATGTCGTCTTTATCACTGCCAGAGTTGGTAAGAAACTTTAGACGGAAATAAGCCTTTTTCACTGGGCTTTACGGTTCTCCTGACTAGGGTAACTTGCAGATTTTCGTTTTAAAATTTGACCTAAGAGGTTTATTCTCTCTTTCCACGAGggacatgtattttttaattcagtttgaAGTAATTGTAGTCTCAGAGGAAATTGGAACAATAATCGAGAAATTCTGTGTGAAGGTTCACCCGGCTTCGCACAATTGATAACATTTCACACTGTCCTTATTGTTCCGTTGCTAACTCGAGtgggactcttttgtgactccgtggattGGAGCCCACAAGCTTcgtctgtctgtgggatttctcaggcaagaatactggagtgggttgccatttctcttcaGTAACCTTGAAAATACAGAAtcatttggaaaggagtatgtcgctaagagttggacatgactgagggacttcactttcacttttcattttcatgcaatggagaaggaaatggcaacccactccagtattcttgcctggagaatcccagggacggcggagcctggtgggtgccatctatggggtcgcacagagtcagacacgactgatgcgacttagcagcagcagcatgttaatgTCTATAGCTGGGTTAAAATCATACTTTTAAAACTACTGTTACAAGAGTGAGACTGCCTCTGTCACTGATGGGGTCTATGACTAGTTAATAAATCAGGAGATGAAACAACCATCTTTGTTGTTACATTGTGCTTATCTGTTTTGCTGTTAAGTTTTGGTACTTGGACCTTCCCTTCATACTATAGGGTGCATTGGACACATGGTAATGTTTATATCCTTATTTAGGGGCAGAGGAGCGTCTTTAAGCCAGCATGTCTGttttacaaaggaaaaattttgttatttttccagAGCTGTGGCAGACTTCATGATTGAAACTAACTCCTCAAACTCATGGTATTATCTTTGACCCTAATAACGTGCTACTAGAAACTACTGAATACTGTTACTAGCCATAAATAAAAGCTAAGTACAGAAATAAGTGAATATAAacaaaaagcaatgaaaacaaaagagaaatgataCTATAAATTGTAATCCTATACCATTATCTGCTGAAGGCTCTGGACCTGAATCCTGTTGTTCAAGAGAAATTAACCAGCATCAGGGACAGGTTTAAGATGCACTGGTATCAAAATGAGACTTGCTCTTTACCATGATCATGAAGTATTTAGAAAAAAGAGACAGACTTTGCTactggtccagtggtcaggactccaagtttccactgcagggggcacagattctatccctggtcagggaactaagatcccatgtacctcaaggcatggccaaaattataaaatttttgaaaagtattaAGAGGATTGCACATCGTCATTGAGTTGGTTATTAAATGACACTCAAAGCCAGGGAGTCCTACCATATTTGCTCCCTGCTCCAGTAGCTCTGGTGTCCTGAGTTTGGTATGAGGCATGTGGACTAGAGCGGTTAGGTTTGACAGGGGCCTGATGTTCATGCTCAGCACCTTAGAGTATACACAAGACCTCCAGAGGACGGTCCAGCTTAAGCTTCGTTAACTGTTCACTGTTAAGCTTCCAGTATCCCTCAGTGCTCAGCCCAGTGTGGGCCCCAGCAAATGTTTATACTAGACATGCCCGTTATAGGTGGGAGTTGCTGTGATCCTACTGGGGAGGGGGAAGCAGACCGGGACTTGGCTTCCCATCCTTTGGCCAGTCCAGAGTAAGAGACCTTCAGATCTCAACCCTGCCCAGGGCATAAATAGCAAAGTAGACATAGTGTCTCCATTTGCATAAGGGCAGTAGAATCTGAGGAAGAAGAAGTGGGTTTTGAGGGAATTCCTGTcaatccaatggttaggactctgagcttccacctgatgggaagaacagactcattggcaaagcccctgatgctgggaaagattgaaggcgggaggagaaggggacgacagaggatgagatggatggcatcactgactcgatggacatgagttttgagtaagctcccagagttggtgatggacagggagacctggcatgctgcagtccatggggtcgcaaagagttagacacgactgagcgactgaactgaacataaattGGCCACAGATTTGCATGTGTCACCTGCATCCTGAACGCCCctccgcctccctccccaccccatccctccaggctgtcacagcactggctttgggtgccctgcgtcATATATCAAGCTTGCGCTGGCTATCTGCTTTACACATGGTgatgtgtatgtttcagtgctgttctctcaaattctctctctcctcccactgagtccaaaagtctgttctttacgtgaaaacggattcttaacccctgggccaccagggaagtcccagaggaaagaaattgaagatacaaataaatggaaagataggccatgctcatggattggaagtaCAACTGCGCAGGACCCTACAGGGTCTTCCTGGGACAGACCCCACCATGTCTTGCCTGccttgtctgtagaaaaacttgaACCTCCTCGGCTTTCCCCAAGTTTCAAAGAGTAAATTCTATCAGAGAAGTGCAGAAATACAGAAACACAGGGAAagagtcaagcaagacaaaaataATAGTTTCACCATTAAAgccaaggacctttagttcctcctcaagggctatagataatattctgaggcatgtcctttgagctgttttgcagatactgaaacgtGCACCAGGGGGAAGAAGTTAACACGAAGGCTGATGATGTTGAGTCCCAATTAATCAGTCAGAAGAATGTTAAATACACCTGGCCTTTAATTTAAAACTCTTTCCCTGAAAGCCTTGATGTTTAGGCCTTCTAAACATTAGCTGCCTgggggaatcccctggtggtctcGTGGTTAGGATTTTgagcttccattgcaggaggcctgggttcaatccctagtcagggaactaagatcctgcaagggGCACAGCAGTATGgccaaacaaataagtaaataatagaaTAAGATAAACATTGGCTTCCTGAACTCCTTGCTTGGGGCCCTGCAGTAATCACTGCACTTTGCTTCACCACAGAGATGCATCAGTAGGTTGGCTTTACTTTGTGTGGGTGAGTGATGCTACATTTGGTTCAGCaacagaagaattaatattgttaaaactaTAATCCCTACCAAAATttgaatgacatttttcacagaactagaacaaagaatCCTGAAACTTGTATAGAACCACataagatcccaaatagccaaagtaattttgagaaagaacaaagctgagtTTATCATACTGCATGATTTAACCTGGATTTAATACTGCATACTACAAAGCTATTGTAATCAAAGCAGTACAGAagcagatcaatggaacagaatacagagcccagaagtaaacccacAGGTTTATTTACAAATGCTCCTTTGTAGTCAATTAATTTAccacaaaggagccaagaatatacaatagggaaaggacagtctcttcagtaaatggtgttgggaaaactggaccacTGTCTTACACCatccacaaaaattaactcaaaatggattaaagactgaaACATAAGTCCTGGaaccataaaactagaagagaaCATGGGCAATAGCTAGCTCTTTAACATCGGTCTTGAGGATAATATTTTTGAATTGGCACCAAACAAAGGCAACAAgcaataaacaagtgggactatatcaaactaaaaacttgtgctcagaaaaggaaaacatcaacaaaatgaaaagacaatctatgaaatgagaaagtattttcaaatcaTGTATCTGCTGAGGAATTaatgggggctcagatggtaaagactccacctgcaatactaagagacccaggttccatctctgggtcaggaagatgccctggagaaggaaatggcagcctgctccagtattcttgcctggggaatcccatggacggaggaacctggtgggctacagtccatggggtcacagagttggacacgactgagcaactaacactttcactttaatatctAAACTACATGAAGAACTtgtaactcaatagcaaaaatgaATCTTGTTAAAAAATGGGCGGAAAATCTGAAAGTTTTTCCTTAGACATACAGTACATGGTACATGAAACAATACGTACATACAGAACAATAGGTACATGAAAGGGTGTATGCTAATCAGGGACATGGTATTTTAAACCCCAAGGAGATAACACCTCACGCCTATAGAATGGCTGTGATCAAAAAGAAATAGCAGGTGTTGtccagaatgtggagaaaagggaactcttaaGGCACtcttggtgggagtgtaaattggtgtggtcactaaggaaaacagtatgaagtttctttaagaaattagaaatagaactaccatatgatccagcaattcc
It includes:
- the TIMM29 gene encoding mitochondrial import inner membrane translocase subunit Tim29 (The RefSeq protein has 2 substitutions compared to this genomic sequence); translated protein: MAAAALKRFWSRSRREARDAAAAKPGVWARLGAWARSLLQDYAEACKDAATAARARPGKAAVYLGLLGGAAACCSLAPSEAAFEEALLDASGTLLLLAPATRNRDSEAFVQRLLWLRGRGCLRHVSLGLFSLVYEAPFDAQASLYQARCRYLQPRWTDFPDRILDVGFVGRWWVLGARMRDCDINDDEFLHLPAHLRVVGPHQLHSEANERLFDEKYKPVVLTDDQVDQALWEDHVLQKEKKDQLALSQADSLLPSEAAR